The nucleotide sequence gaaaagagtacttgtggcaccttagagactaaccaatttatttgagcataagctttcatgagctacagctcacgtagctcacgaaagcttatgctcaaataaattggttagtctctaaggtgccacaagtactccttttctttttgcgaacacagactaacacggctgttactctgaaaatttcCCTAATAAAAGCTTCTTCCAACCTTCACTGTGAGAAGTACTCACTTGTTTACAGCGGGCCTTTTGTATTCAGAATGCCCCCAGCATGCAAGCAGAATGCCCCCAGGGTTTAGAATTGCCTTTCTTTTGTCCTGTGAAATTTCATTCAGTATTTGCCAAGATACAAAGTGTTAAATTTTGCCATTTTCCCACTCTTGTTTCTGTTACTCAGGAAAATTTTGGCAGCAAGTCAGAACAATAAATGTACTGTTCTGAGGTTGGTCTCAGCAACAGCAACATGCACTACACTGCAAGCTACCAGAGCAGGTGTAATAGGCTACCTCCACCACATGGCCCCAGTGCACTacatggggcaggaggagagagagaaccagGCTGGGCTTCTCACTCCTGTTAAACCCCCAGAGTCTGGCCCTAGTGATCCCAATCACCATTaatacattattatttgtattaccataccATCTAGGGGCTCTAGTCATGGCCcaagaccccattatgctaggcgctgtacaaacacaaaacaaaaagatggtccctgccccaggccacACTCCCCTTAGCCACCCAGGGAGTCTGAATATAATTCCAGGAGCCCCTCTCATACACATCCTTTTCCCCAAAACACAATGTGGGGCAGGAGCACCCTGGAATGAGgggctagagcagaggtgggcaaactacagcccgcaggccacatctggcccgagggaccatcctgcccggcccctgagctcttggccaaggaggctagcccccgggccctccctgctgttccccctcccctgcagcctcagcttgccacaTCGCCTgcgctctggcccgctgctcctgctgAGCAGCGCGGACgttgtggctggctctggccgggctatggggctgcgagctcctgctgctctgagcagcatggtaaggggggttgggtaaggggcaggaggtctcgggggggcagtcaggggatggggagcagagggtggttggatggggtggaggttctggggtgggcagttggggatggggaatggggggggttggataggcgtgggaatcCCGGGGGAGGctgtcggggtgggggtgtggataggggttggggcagttaagggacagggagaagggggggattggatagggggtgtggatagggattggggcagtcaggggacagggagcagggggggttagatagagggtggggtcccaggagggggtggtcaggagaccaGGAGCAGGGGTGTGTGGATGGGTCGAGGGTTCTGAGGGGAGCATTCAGGgggtaggaagtgggagggggcggatagggggccaggctgtttgggaaggcacagccttccctacccggccctccatacagtttcgcaacgccagtgtggccctcaggccaaaatgtttacCCACCCCTGGAATAGAGCCAGGCCAGGCTGAACTCCTCAAAACCACCCTCCAGAACCAGCACCTGGACCCCGTTGTCCATCCTGTTCACATGCTGAGGGGCTACCTGATCACCATACGTggggctgggaaagaattctcccccagatcagattggcagtgacaaTGGGTTtttccatcttcctctgcagcgtaTGGATGTGGGTCAGTTGTCAGGATTATATTGATAAGTCTCACCTAACCATTTCCCTGCTGTTGTGTGGGCCTTGGGCATGGGTGCACCTTGatgcctcctgttctctgcctgtggcacatagtCTCCTGTGACTAGTAATAATTTGGTCTTATTTCCATTGTTGAGTTTgctgtgcaggtgctgggtggtgttggtggcctgtgatagacagaaggtcagactagatggtctggtGGTCCCTTCGGGCCTGAAACTCCATAACTCAGTCTTCCCCCTCTGAGATAATGGCCTTCTCCTGCTGCCCGCTAGTGTGGTTAGTCTTCTAGCACAGGAGGTAGCATTCTGTGCTGCAAAGCTGAGAGTTCAGGATTCAAACACAGATGATGATACATAGTGGGTGAGGGATTGATAGTTACACATAATAGGATTTGGTTTTACCTATTTCCTTACCAAccaacccccacccacccccaaaaaaccacccaaactagaaaatttttaaaaagttaaaagaacgttaggttgcaaagtcaagtgttgcaaagttaggaaatgccaaattcTGTTTGTGCAGCCTCAGTTCAACCCCATTATGGGTATGTGTTATGATAGTCTAATTACCTGAGAGCATACTATTACTTCAGCACTCGGCTTCATTCAGTGCCCAGGATGGTCACCGTACAGGATGGAATTGAGATTTCACAGGCCTTCTTAAatttgacatttcctaactttgagtgcttgactgtgCAACCTAAATAAGATTATTTTTAACATAGTATgtgtctgtctcacacacacacacacaaattttaccACCCATTAATTGTATTTAATTTAGTGTATGCTTCTCAAGTATTATGACATGAGGATGGGTCTTTCAGATCAGCATCTCTCTGCTAACACTTTTTGTACTGTACACCCTGTATATCAACAGGTACCAGTATGAGAACACCCAGAGCATTTCTTTGGGCTGGAAAGTCATTTGGACATGACATTCTCCTGTCATTTTTACATCCAATGGTGAGGGGAGCATGAGcagcagtggcagagcaagggctGGAGGTGGCTTCTATGATCACAGATCTTGTAGAGTTGTGTAAGTGGGTCTATAACACCgccagggagggaaggagtcCAAAAGGATAGTTTCCTGAAGGTCGGGAGCTTCAGGGGCTGTAACTTGATTATTGGAGTTAACATGATATTTTCCTTGGATTGGCTGAGACGGTGCCTTTCTCCTCTGTCACTGTTGTGTTGGGGCTTTTCACCCCTTTAGTTGCCCCTCAGAGCAACCCTGTCAAGTTGTCAgtgaataataatttttaaataataaatacaagtgtttaattttaatttgtatttatgcTTCAGCTTCATTAGGACGTAAAGGCACCTAAATGTCTAATAGTCAAAttactattttaattattttactgaCTTGTATATCCTGTCTATTGCATAGTAAAGAAACTGATACTGTAATGGGGGAGAGAAGTAGAAAACGAAAAGAACTTtttgttaaaaatcaaaatattgtgtaTGAAAAAGTAGGTGATCCATATTCATCAAATATGCAAATGAATGCATTGCATTATTTGCATTAAATATCCATGTTTCTGGAGCTTTCGTCTTAAGAGGTATGATGAGGGAAACCAGCAGCAGAAGATCAGAAATGAGATCTGATTAACAAAAGCAAATTAGTGCCCAAGCTAAACCCTCATAAATGTTCGGAGGAATTTCACAGTGCTGCCAACAACCTGGCCCTTTGCAGCTGGACGAAAATAGAAGATAATGGCCAAGAAAAGCAAAGAGCAAGGAAATAGCATGATGGATACAGTAGAAAACATTTAGACTCACAGACCTTCTTTAGATTATAGCTCTGATATTTAATAGAGGTAGAGTAGGAGATTGAAAGAAGATTAGGAGAAGGAAGGATTGTAAAAATAAGTAGGAGAGAGAGATTCAAAGTGAACCTCTTAGAGAGCAGTCTAATGCTGAATTAATGGATGAAGCCTTAAGAGCTCAGGCCATCTTTTATTTCCTTATGACGGATAAAGAAGCCATGTaagatttgtttgtttctgttttagaGAATCAGCCCCTAACTAACCTGAAAGACACTCTAATGCAGGGatagccaacctgagcctgagaaggagccagaatttaccaatgtgcattgccaaagagccacaataacgCATCAGTAGACCCCTGtcagctcccccactcccacccccagtgtcTCCCATCCGCCACAGCAGCACTGCCGATCGGCACCTAACCCTCCATCCATGTGCCTCCCAcccgccgcaatcagctgttttgtggtgtgcaggaggctgggggggtgggggcaggaggagcaagggcgcgcagactcaggggaaggggccagagccttgggggaaggagtggagtggggctggggcctggggcagagccaggggttgagcagtgagcaccccacagcacattgaaaagttggcacctgtagctccagccctggagttggcacctgtacaaggagccgcatattaacctctgaagagccgcatgtggctccagagccacaggttggtcaCCCCTGCTCTAATGACTGAAGAATTAGTGAAATGAGACCTCACGAGAGCCGTTTCtgatatttctaaaataaaaaatgagactTTAAAATGTAACTAAGCTAAAAAGAATacgaaaacaaacagaaaagcacAAACCTAGCTTCAGGTCAATTTTAAAGTTATGGTTCTACTGGGAGCCAGATTAGAAAACAGTTACTGCCAAACCTTAATTGTGAAGGGTTTGATTTTGGTTTGTTGGTTTTAGGGAACCCTTTTCCTAAAGGGAAATGGTTCCTATTAGTTCTCAGATGTCCATAGCCTCTGTAACACACTGAGATTTGGGCAGCCTAATGACAGGGAACATTTAATTCAGATCAACTTTGTTTAAACTAGTCTGAAGTCTTAATATACACTAAATTGCAGAAGTCTCTTTAACAGAAGACGTTTGTTCATCTCACCTTTGTAAAGATACCTCAAAGATTTAAAAAGTCTTGAGAAGAGTGACTGAAATACCTACAAGTATGGTGGAACTTTGGTATGATCAGAGTTTGCAAATATTAGGATTTATTTACTCTGGAATGGAAAAGAATGAAGAAAGGGGCCTGCACTAATTTATTTACGATTATGAAGggcattgtgaaaactgatcaaTCCCTCCTTTTTATCTTATATCATTAGTTTGATTAAATTAAAGGCAGTAAATtaagaacaaataaaagaaaatactgcATTACACAGCATATTGTCATCTTGTGAACTTCACTGCTTCATTGTGGCAGTAAATAGAGTCAAATGCTTTGGCTAACTAATGACCACAAAAAACAGTGATCGTATTAGCAGTCAACAAATCTGATACATCAGGGCATACATAAAGGAACTACCTGATAGGGTGAGGAAGGCATTCCTCCTACTGTATGGCAGTGGATAACTAATTCTGTAAAATGCAGGAGGATGGTGGTTTACCTTCCTTGAATGCATCAGGTACTGATCACTTATTCAGGAAAGATATTCAGTGGGAGAGGTCAGTGGCCTGATCTAATATGGTAAATCCTATGACTACATAGGTTAAAGAATAGCCTCCATAGATGGCTTATCTTGGCCCGCAGAAGTAAGGTACACATGCTACAAGTTTTTAGTAGATGACAAGAAACAATCATATCAGCTGAACAGTATTTAATgtaatattcttttaaataaatttggtgactttatatataaatatacaacaTGGTTCTCAGTATCAGCTTTTCATGAATAGGCAATAAATAATCATTAAATTAAATCAGACAATTGATATAAAAATAGaatctcttttaaaatgtaactacTATACAGGAGTTATATAAACCATGCTAAAACACATAGAGGTGTCTGAAAAGGACACCTATATCTAAAATCATAAATAGGTTGTTAATCCTCCCTAGGAGGTAATGAGCCTCTGTGACTTGCTTTAAGCACTCAGACAGCTATAGGAACTTTCACCCTGTTTTGCAGTAGATGGTGCTGCAAAGGCTGTTAATACACAGACAGTTCAGTTTATAATTGTGACTACATTAAGACTGGCTACACATCTCAAAAACTTCACAGATCAACTCTTCCTACATCCTAACTTCTTCATaggctttcttcttttttcttctgaTGATGAtgccagaaggagagagacacatTTATGTTGAACGTTGATTTTGCTGTTCTCAGTTTAGGATTCAGCTAATGTATCCTAGTCCAGTACACTCCATTTCTCAAATCCTGGTGAGAACTGTGCACATATATTAACCTGCCCTACACTTTCAGTGACCCTTTGACCAGTAGCTTTTGAGGTGAGTGCAAGcctaagtaaaataaataaatgacactAGAAGAGAAGTGAAAGGCTATAAAAACTAGGATTCTTAAATAAATTTTGCACAATTAAGCTTTTTAAATAATCTAGTTAACCAATGGCCTGTGAGATGGAAACACAGTGGAAACTTCTCTTTAAGGGTGAAACTCACTTTTTGTAAAGTAGCTCACACGAGGCCCAGGTACCACTTAAATTCTACATAAGGcttattttgagggcttaaatATAATTTAAGTAGTTCACAGTCCTTGTGCTAGAACTGCATAGAAGTGAATTTTACCCTATAATCAGGTTTCATTGTATATAATGTAGTAACTCATTATTCCTAGACAGTATTAGCCAGGCAGGATGTAGCTTATTAATTCTTCATGGTGttaaaatacttaatttttttaaattgtcctttATTATAGTTTACTAAGATTTTTATAAAGGATCTTAAGGTGGTAAAATATatccttttaaatgttttataataaaTTAAGTACAATTTAAATACAACTACAGTTTCACACTAAGTCTGCTCGGCTACTCAATTTGAAAAATGGAGCAACTCATCCAAAGCATATACAGGTACAGTGCTTACCATCCCACACATTCTCTcacataacaaaaacaaatcatatTTCATTGCAGACAGGAATCACTAATTAGCTTATGACATTCTGGTGAATATTGCTTCTCTAGAGCAGCCTTGCAAAACTGTCATAAAATTTACCACTCCAGGGACAAAATCTACTTGCCCACTATTTTACCTTGATTATTGGTGAATATGGAAAAACTATTTTTCTTGCCAATCCAAAAAATTAttctccccaggaaagtgggcaAGTAGAATTTTGTAAGGATACTCTAGAGTATTGACTGCACTCTTGAATGCGCACAGCAAATTACTGGAAAAggcatttacaaatatttttttaaaactactgtaCACTTTGGGTGAATATTTGGGCCCagtcctgaagtcagtgggatttctgATGATGGAGGGCTTTTGGGATCTGTCCCTTCATCTATAAGCCTAGTATAATTTAGTAAAAGGAGAACTTGCTTTAGGTGAAATACATTGTTAATAGATTGTTCTAAAATATAAATGAATTCtgttacatttaataaaaaaaatttaaaacttctAATAGTAGAAATATCAGCTGACACTTTGAGATTTAAGGACTGCCTTTaatattctccagtcatctggagaATATTTGTCCTGATTTTCTTTAACTATTATAACTGCAAATCTCTCAGCCACGGCAATAGCTTTGCATATTGATTACCAGTAGGTCAGTTAAAGAACTTTGTGCATAACAAAGTAATAGAGACTAGAATAAAGGGGTGCCCAAGGGCATTTAAAAGTTCTTAttagctaccattaatttttagaataTTAATACTCAGGCAGTAAAATGGAAACACTGATTTAGAAGGGAACAATCATTTTctgaaataaagcaaaaatatctaaatcaaatttaaaatgtcATCAGCCAAAAAGCAGTGATGATGCAAGAGCAACTTTATCCTCTGACTGACAATCTTTTTCCCTGTTCAGATACATGTATTTAAAGTGATGCACATTCCAGGAAGATGCAGGGCACTTGGAAATGGACATTGAAAGATTCTTTGCTCACCAATTTCTCTTTACCAGAGCTTAGTGTGATAGTGGTAGAAATGAACTTATGTGTCTAATGGTACCTCTCTCTCATAACAGCTAATCCTATAGTCATTTTCCAATGTACTAAAATGTGTGAAATACACTTAGAAATAGGTTTATTTTCAGTTTCCTTCACCTGCAAAACATCCCTGCGAAGTAGGAATTAAATGGGAGGAAGCTGTTTGTGGGAGTCAGGAGCTGTATTCTAGGCTCTGCTACAGACCTCctgtgtggtcttgggcaagttGTTTGCACCTCGCTTTCCTCATCTAGGGATGagacctacctcacagggtgttttTTGAGGCTATAGGAATTGATGCTTGTAAAGCATGTTAAGTTCCTCAAATGGAAGGTTCTATAGAAGTGCCCAATATTATTTTAAGTAAACTATGGTGACATATAACTAAGCAGCTCAAACCTAGTTTTTAAGTAGAATggtatttacttttattttatgaaGGCATAAATGCTACCTTCAGTCGTAGGCCTGGTCTACCGTTAAAAATTAGATCGACCTACCAATGTTGCGCAGGGCTGTGACCTAAACCCCAGTGCTATGCTGCACAGGGCTATGTTGGCAGACACATTTTTCTGTCGACtgagctaccgcctctcagagaggtaAATTAACAGAAAAACTCCAAGCCAACAATGTAGGAAGTGTCTTAcactgcagcggcacagctgcagagTTCTACACCCAGGTTCAGAACTTGTACAATAAAAATTCACATTATAtatctttgcttttttttaaaaattgcaattaaaattGAGACCACAAATATAATTGAATGGTAAATAGGAGAAGTAGTGTTCTGGAACATGACTAAGAatacaaaaacattaaaatattgcCCTTCTAAGCAGACAATATGCTTTTGAGGTGCACAGAGTCCAGCAATCTTTAATTATTGCTTGATGATGTGCAAGGGGATGAAGGCCAACCAAACCAATTATGTTTAAACAAGTGCCTCTGCTGTATTTTTGATGTTAACGTGTATGAGTGTTGGCGCTTACAATCAGAAAGGTGCCTGACTTCGAGCTCCTGAAATATTACTCTGTATATCCAAGAGATTTTAGATTTTCACTTCTTAAAATTTAAGGCTCAATGCAGCTCgttttaaagtcaatggcaacacccccattgtcttcagtagggAAAAGGATCAGGGCCATTTTATACAGTTTGGGTTGTAAATGTATTtccagtaattttaaaataatgaatatcAAAATATTAGTCTCTATACAACATAAATATTTCAACATGTACTTTTGATAAAAGTAAAATACAGTATATTTATCAGTAGTTGACTAGCAAAAAGCTCCAAATACCCATAaataaaattgtgtgtgtgtgataatgaaaataaacaaattggTCCAGATAAAATCATAATCAAACTCTCTTGCGATTTCAGAAATTCTAATTAGCTTTTCTTCtttgccttttttcctttctttttttttaaaggttcaaaTAAGTCTGTTTATTTAATTTGGAATCAAACAAGAACAAGGCTGCTACTCATGGTATTTCTAAACCAGCTAAAGTTGGGGAATACTTGAAATCTCATGAGAGAACCTTTTCCTGAGAAATTTTGAGCCTAATTTCCAGCATGAGGGGAGGTTCAGATAAGCTTTGAATAACTATCCAACTCATCTAAACATTTTGAGGAAGGTCCATCACTAATGTACCCAACATACAACACATCATAATGTTCAATAcacaatatttacattttcattgTTGTCTTACATAATATAGTGTCTGCTTTAAATAGTGGATGTCCAGTAGTCTTCATATCCATTGTGTCCTAAATGTGAAGTTTTATGATTCGCTGTGAAAACAACGTATTGTTAAAAATGTTGTAAAATAATGGATATTACAATGTTCTAAAAGACTTCGGCAAAATGAAAGGCAAAATGCCAAAAACTTATAATGAACAATGAATGTTAATTACCtcctgtagcagtgatagaaaGCTGTCCAAAAATTGTCTGGGGGCTTCTTTAGCATAAGATTCACATGGAGAACAATTCTGGAAGACAAAGAAAAGGGCTTCTTATCAGACATGCTGGATTTGAAAAGTGTAtgataacaaataataatttgagATCATTGAATGAAAAATATGTGAGATACTAAAAGTGGGTAAGTAGTGTTATCTTCTTGTAACGGATGGGAAAATGGAGGTATAGAAAGATTAGGTAGTAACAAAGTAAACCAGTGGCAGTCAGAAGAAGCACCTACATCCATTGATTCCTATTCCTTTACACTAATCAGGAAACAACCTGACCTCCATATTACACATTTCCCATTATCTAGCTACATGTAAACAGTTGATTAGTAGGACCAGAAGGAGTGTGATCTTAGAAAGAATTACTAAGTATATTTACATCTTTCACTCTTAGTAAAACTTAAAGAAGAATCTGTACTTCTACCAAGCTTTACAGTTAGGACATAATAAACTATGCAAAATATGGTGCAATTATTAAGTTAGGGAACATGTCAAACAATCCTACCATGTCAGTAATGGTGTGTGTAATAATTGGTCTCCTCAGCCTCGTAATCATGACTTCAAAACTACGAGATGATTGGCTGTTTGCTGGTTCTAAGTGTAAGCTTGCATTCTGGAAGCAGTTGAACGCAGAAGACAGGCATTTACTCTGGAAGACAAACACTGAAAGTAATTAAATTACTGCCAAATATTTCTAGAAAGTAAACTAACACTTTTttacatttgcttgtttttttctaTGATTCCACATGCAGAGTTCTCTCATTCTAACAAATTAATGAGATCTAACTCATGTCTTCTTTAAAGTTTACTTATTTTGATTTATACACATCCACTATAAAAGAGCCTGTACCCCTTATTCTGGCTGCCTCTTGACaaattttaaacatatatttttaaaatagacaacTCATAAAATCTCTCTTTGGCCATTAATCAACACATTGACAAACAAGAATTTAATCCAGAAATGAATCTTGCTATATCTAGTGGGTTTTTTTGACATACATAAGTAGAAATGTTTTCTTCTCATAAGTAATGAATGCCTTACTGAAGTCTTcgttttgtgtatatataaatacgCATTTTGATCCTCCATGCCATTTCTAACGTCACATTTAATAATACTTAGAACTTACATAGGGCTTTATATTTTCAGAGCACTGTACAAATCTTAAATATTCCCATTAAACAGATGAAGGAATGGAGATGGAGAAATTAAGTGCATTGCTTAAGGGCAATGCTGGGAGTTAGGGGCAAAGGTGGGACAAGAACTCAGGGAATTCTGGCTCCCAGATTTCCTTCATCCTATTAAATCACAATGCTGTTATTTCAGCTT is from Chelonia mydas isolate rCheMyd1 chromosome 4, rCheMyd1.pri.v2, whole genome shotgun sequence and encodes:
- the IL21 gene encoding interleukin-21 isoform X1 gives rise to the protein MERMIVFCLFFFCSSMLLSAAAPTKLRYKELVKTVNELKKIVKVKDVELLNMPEDFESKCLSSAFNCFQNASLHLEPANSQSSRSFEVMITRLRRPIITHTITDMNCSPCESYAKEAPRQFLDSFLSLLQERIIKLHI
- the IL21 gene encoding interleukin-21 isoform X2; the protein is MLLSAAAPTKLRYKELVKTVNELKKIVKVKDVELLNMPEDFESKCLSSAFNCFQNASLHLEPANSQSSRSFEVMITRLRRPIITHTITDMNCSPCESYAKEAPRQFLDSFLSLLQERIIKLHI